One window from the genome of Natrialba magadii ATCC 43099 encodes:
- a CDS encoding ABC transporter ATP-binding protein produces the protein MVAEEYPPGSQSDETTSARREATQPILVVDDLTKTYDIDEETTTAVDGVSFTVDEGTVVGLLGPNGAGKTTTIKLLLGLVRPSSGTARIGGVDVTESPPAVSQTVAAMLEGARNVYWRLTVRENIRFFARLGGQQADADEIDRLIAQVGLQGRADEPVNELSRGMKQKASLACTLVRETPIVVLDEPTLGLDVESSFELRQELRRLATQEERTVLVSSHDMQVIEALCDRVIILNEGDILADETVENLLSLFQTRSVRVTVEGQLSSAIQTELTERFGATAWTPAATETLPPTSSTPLESRETSSTN, from the coding sequence GTGGTCGCTGAGGAATATCCGCCGGGGAGTCAATCCGACGAGACGACGTCAGCACGACGCGAGGCAACGCAGCCGATACTGGTAGTCGACGACTTGACGAAGACCTACGACATCGACGAAGAGACGACGACCGCGGTAGATGGCGTTTCGTTCACCGTCGACGAGGGAACCGTCGTCGGGCTGCTCGGCCCGAACGGCGCTGGCAAGACAACGACGATCAAGTTGCTGCTCGGGCTCGTTCGGCCGAGCAGTGGCACTGCACGAATTGGCGGGGTCGACGTGACCGAATCACCACCCGCCGTCTCACAGACGGTCGCCGCAATGCTCGAAGGGGCACGAAACGTCTACTGGCGGCTCACCGTTCGCGAGAACATTCGCTTTTTCGCACGACTTGGCGGCCAGCAGGCCGACGCCGACGAGATCGATCGGTTGATCGCACAGGTCGGCCTCCAGGGGCGAGCCGACGAACCGGTCAACGAACTCTCGCGAGGAATGAAACAGAAAGCCTCGCTGGCCTGTACGCTCGTTCGAGAGACACCCATCGTCGTTCTCGACGAACCGACGCTGGGTCTCGACGTCGAGAGTTCGTTCGAGCTTCGACAGGAACTCCGGCGACTGGCGACACAGGAGGAGCGGACGGTCCTCGTTTCGAGTCACGACATGCAGGTGATCGAAGCGCTGTGTGACCGGGTTATCATTCTGAACGAGGGGGACATCCTGGCCGACGAGACGGTCGAGAACCTCTTGAGTCTGTTTCAGACGCGGTCCGTTCGTGTGACCGTCGAGGGCCAGTTGTCGAGTGCTATCCAGACGGAACTGACGGAACGATTCGGCGCGACAGCGTGGACACCCGCGGCGACGGAGACACTGCCACCCACCAGTTCGACGCCACTCGAGTCCAGGGAAACGAGTTCTACGAACTGA